GGTGATAAACAGATAGTTTATGCTGTTAACTCACAAGAGTTAACAGAAGAACTACAATCAGAAGATAAAATTCTACTTAAAGATATAAAACTTCAAAGAGGTGATATATTATACACAATTACATCAGATCATGGAAGACATGAAACATCATATCATGAAAAAAACAGATATAGATATGAAAAATTTAAGGTAATATACTAAAAAAAATATAATATTATATAAGCTTAAAAAAATTAGAAAAAAATGGAAGTAAAATTCATGCCAACTCTAAAAAAGTTAGATCCAAAACTAAAAGAAGAACTAGAAGAAAAACTAAGAAAAACGACAGATTTCCTCCGATTAAATATGTCTGTCTATGAATATAAAAATTACATTCTAGGATTATTATTCTACAAGTACTTATCAGAAAAACAAGAAGATCTCTTAGATAATATGACTGTAGATGATGGAAGAACATTAAAAGAAGCATTTAGTACTTCACTAATAAATAAGGAATTAATTCATTTAATAAGAACTCAAATTGGATACTATATAGAACCACGTTTTCTTTTAAGTGAAATAGCTAAAAATACAGAAGTTGATTCTTATATCACTACACTTGATATTGCATTTAATAATGTGATAAATTCCAGTATTGATAGGGATGATTTTGAAAATATCTTTAATGATATAAAGTTAGATTCTACGAAACTTGGTAAAACAAGAAAATCTCAAAATAAAACAATTGAAATTTTAATTAAAGAAATTTCACAAGTAAATCTACCTCTAGATGCTTTTGGAGAAACTTTTGATTACTTACTTGACCAGTTTGCAAGAATCATAGGAAGAAGAGCAGGACATGTTACAACACCACCTGAATTATCTACATTAATGGCAAAACTTGTAACTGTAGATAAAAAAGAAGATGTATCTGCATATGATCCTGCATGTGGTGTAGGTTCATCACTAATAGATATTGCAAAAGAAACTACCGTTACAAGATTACAGGGAAATGATTTAAATCCATCTGCATATAATCATGCACGAATGAATATGATTGTAAATAATATTTCATTTGAAGTATTTGACATAAAACAAAAAGATTCATTAGAATTTATGGAAGAAATACCTAATATGCCAGATACACACTTTGTAACATATAAACGATTAAATGAAAATTATATAATTGAAAAATTTGACATAGCAGTATCACAACCACCATTTGGATTAAGATGGAATGGAGATGAAAGATACTTAGATGATGTAAGATTTAAAAAATATGGAGCTATTGCACCAAAAGGTAGAGCAGATTATGCATTTATCCAAGATATGTTATATCACATAAAAGATGATGGAGTAATGGCAGTTATACTACAAACTGGAGTATTATCACGAGGATTATCAGAAAAAACAATAAGAAAATATCTTCTTGAAAATAACTATATTGATGCAATAATAAGACTTCCAAAAAATATGTTCTATGCTACTGCAATTCCAACAATTATCATGATACTTAAGAAAAATAGAACAGATGATGATATACTCTTTATTGATGCATCAGATGAATATGCAAAAACCAGAAGACAAAATAAGCTACGAGATAAGGATATTGAAAAAATAGTAGAAACCTATAAAAATCGTGAAGAAATAGAAAGATATTCACATAAAGCAACAATAGATGAAATTAAAGAAAATCAGTACAATTTACATGTACCAAGATATGTGAATACATTTGAAAAGATAGAACCTGTAGATATGAATAAAGTATTCCAGGAAGATACTAAAATAACATTAGAACTTGAAGATATTAACCAGAAAATAGAAGATCAATGTAAGAAGATGAATATTGATTTTAAATAAAAGGGGAGGAGATGAACTTTGAATCAGAAAGTAAAATTGGCTGAAATTTTTGAAATAAAAAGTGGATATCACTTAGCACGAAGAATGGATGATCTTGAAAAGGGTGATAATGAACAAATAGTTAAAGTTTTATCAAATAAGGGCTTTCATATAGATGATGAACTTGAGATAAATGAAGAATCAATAAATGTAAAATCTATTAGTGAGGAAAACTTTACTCATGAAAATGATATTATATTAACTACTATAGTTCCTGTAAAATCAAGATTTATTACAAAAGAAGATGAAGGAATTCTTATACCTACAAGTTTTATGGTATTAAGAGTAAAAGATAAGACAAAATATGATCCTGAATTCATATCATACCTACTAAATTATAATGATATTCAACAACAACTACTATTATATTCAGGTGATTCTACAATTCCAAGATTAACAAAGAAAAATCTTCATGAAGTAAAATTCACACTTCCTGATATAGAAACTCAAAAAAAGTATGCTTCTTTAATTAGAATGATTAATAAGAGAATTCAGATAAAAGAAAAAAGTATTGAAAATGATAAACAATTAACTACAGGATTACTTGAAAAAGCATTAGGAATATAGGAAAAAGATGAGCTATCTTTCCCTCCCTTAAAAAAAAGGCTTCCATTTTTTTTATTTATATTTTTAACCACCAAAAATCTTATTTTTTATTTTTATATAAAATTTTTAACTAATTTTTTTTATACTATTCCAAACATTCTTAGTCCTATATATGCTACTAGTACTATTTGGAATGCTTTTAGTATTTTTGGATTTACATGTTTTGATAGATTTGCTGCATATTTTGCAACAATTACACTAGCAAATGCTATTATAACAAATTGTAGTATGTTTACATAACCTATTGAGTATGGAGGTAGGTTTGTAACTGTTTGTCCTAATATAATATATGAGATTATTCCTCCAATACTTGTTGCTATGATTGTTGCTGATGATGTTCCTATTGCTTTTCTGGTTGAATATTTTAGTAATATTGTAAGTGATGGTATCATAATAATTCCACCACCTACACCAAGTAATCCTGAAAGTATTCCTGCTATAAATCCTAAGATTGAATGTGCTAATTTACTCCTGTTTATATTATCATCATTTTCTGGATTTTTTATGACAATCATACTTACTACTGATCCCATACACATTATTCCAAATAGTATTTCTAGTATTTCTACATGTAAGTGAGTTGATAGAAATGCTCCTATGATTGATCCTATTACTCCAAAGATCATTAGTTGTTTTAGTCCTGTTTTTTCAACGTTTCCATTTTTATAGTGCTGATAGGTTCCACTTATCATTGTTATGAATATTACAGCTAGACTTGTTGCAAATGCCATTGGTAGAGCTAGTTGTGGATCTACGCCAT
The sequence above is a segment of the Methanosphaera cuniculi genome. Coding sequences within it:
- a CDS encoding type I restriction-modification system subunit M: MPTLKKLDPKLKEELEEKLRKTTDFLRLNMSVYEYKNYILGLLFYKYLSEKQEDLLDNMTVDDGRTLKEAFSTSLINKELIHLIRTQIGYYIEPRFLLSEIAKNTEVDSYITTLDIAFNNVINSSIDRDDFENIFNDIKLDSTKLGKTRKSQNKTIEILIKEISQVNLPLDAFGETFDYLLDQFARIIGRRAGHVTTPPELSTLMAKLVTVDKKEDVSAYDPACGVGSSLIDIAKETTVTRLQGNDLNPSAYNHARMNMIVNNISFEVFDIKQKDSLEFMEEIPNMPDTHFVTYKRLNENYIIEKFDIAVSQPPFGLRWNGDERYLDDVRFKKYGAIAPKGRADYAFIQDMLYHIKDDGVMAVILQTGVLSRGLSEKTIRKYLLENNYIDAIIRLPKNMFYATAIPTIIMILKKNRTDDDILFIDASDEYAKTRRQNKLRDKDIEKIVETYKNREEIERYSHKATIDEIKENQYNLHVPRYVNTFEKIEPVDMNKVFQEDTKITLELEDINQKIEDQCKKMNIDFK
- a CDS encoding restriction endonuclease subunit S, with translation MNQKVKLAEIFEIKSGYHLARRMDDLEKGDNEQIVKVLSNKGFHIDDELEINEESINVKSISEENFTHENDIILTTIVPVKSRFITKEDEGILIPTSFMVLRVKDKTKYDPEFISYLLNYNDIQQQLLLYSGDSTIPRLTKKNLHEVKFTLPDIETQKKYASLIRMINKRIQIKEKSIENDKQLTTGLLEKALGI
- a CDS encoding sulfite exporter TauE/SafE family protein, whose product is MDMITYIILLLGGGCIGGFLAGLLGVGGGVILSPIQFELLKLNGVDPQLALPMAFATSLAVIFITMISGTYQHYKNGNVEKTGLKQLMIFGVIGSIIGAFLSTHLHVEILEILFGIMCMGSVVSMIVIKNPENDDNINRSKLAHSILGFIAGILSGLLGVGGGIIMIPSLTILLKYSTRKAIGTSSATIIATSIGGIISYIILGQTVTNLPPYSIGYVNILQFVIIAFASVIVAKYAANLSKHVNPKILKAFQIVLVAYIGLRMFGIV